The Syngnathus typhle isolate RoL2023-S1 ecotype Sweden linkage group LG6, RoL_Styp_1.0, whole genome shotgun sequence genome has a window encoding:
- the frya gene encoding protein furry homolog isoform X5, producing the protein MSRQRERRQADSQTDRALYRQVQEEEGNVSSSPHGRRMEVSRRGSPPAITSSEAEMGPECPPPDEGVPTAPGSLANLDAFPPRDFRGKFKKMRHKKRPTILETSPVGNGYNKPPLPPVCSPQGEKGPTISVPISVDPESKPGEYVLKSLFSAFATVSERKIRVIMAEPLEKPLTKSLQRGEDPQFDQLISTMSSLAEYCLPSILRTLFDWYKRQNGPEEELREYRPRANAKSRNDEQQRDYLLERRDLAIDFIFSLALIEVLKQMPLHPVLDGSVNEIITLAFKHFRYKEGYHGPNTGNLHTVADLYAEVIGVLAQSKFPAVKKKFMTELKELRQKEQSPYVVQSTISLIMGMKFFRIKMYPVEDFEASFQFMQECARYFLEVKDKDIKHALAGLFVEILVPVAAAVKNEVNVPCLRNFVDSLYDTSLELSARKKHSLAFYPLVTCLLCVSQKQFFLNRWHIFLNNCLSNLKVTRLIRRAEGTWRVAILHPVFASQSRDPKMARVALESLYRLLWVYMIRIKCESNTATQGRLNTIVGTLFPKGSRSVVPRDMPLNIFVKIIQFIAQERLDFAMKEILFDLLCVAKPAKAFGLNPERMNIGLRAFLVVADRLQQKDGEPPMPNTGCTLPSGNTLRVKKTYLSKTLTVEEAKVIGMSQYYFPVRKAFDNILRHLDKEVGRCMMMTNAQMFNKEPEDMITGERKAKIDLFRTCVAAIPRLMPDGMSKTELIDLLSRLTIHMDDELRLIAQNSLQSLLVDKSDWRDDVLFGLVGFVLREVHDSQRGLLDASLKLLLQLLAQWKVAAAAAGRSYDTAKMHTAEPPQTSSNVKTAAERGPHAAVLHAVEGLALVLLCSCQLSTRRLAVAVLKEIRGLFAVLGQSEDDDKPVIEVMDQLGPVIVSSFVNVVVSDAANTCADLQWLAEWNARLVSSHYDIGSPSHVWILAQSVKEPWVLCLYSLLRQEHLPKHCPAALGYAWPYAFARAQMLMPLIDPNNPANAKKTGSTSGSADNYVTLWRNYLILCFGVAKPSVMSAGHLRASTSEMAGPATPESPAGCEKVISGCPSVAWLLKQLVPLMRSESAELTEALVLGFGRTNSLAFRELVEELHPLMKEALERRPENKKRRERRDLLRLQLLRIFELLADAGVISDSTNGALERDTLALGALFLEYVDLTRTLLEGENDKDAEILKDIRIHFSAMVANLIQCVPVHYRRFLFPQQSLRHHLFILFSQWAGPFSIMFTPLERYSDRNHQITRYQYCALKAMSAVLCCGPVFDNVGLSPDGYLYKWLDNILACQDQRVHQLGCEAVILLLELNAEQVNLFNWAVDRCYTGSYRLASGCFKAIAAVCGSRNYPSDLVPLLNLVLFKASDADREMNEISMQLMQILEARLLVYSKKLAGRKPNGVLHGTHAPLPPLYSLSLPQLSGHLARMYPELTLPLFSEVSQRFPTTHPNGRQIMLTYLLPWLSNMELVDSGQPASSSSSSDDTFTRGRASARQHLSGTGWGSLQATSMVLNNLMYMTAKYGDDLPGSELENAWNALVCNEKWSHNLRTALQFLISLCGVSSDTSLLPFIKKVVIYLCRNNTMQTMQELLLELQQTDPLNPVVQHCDSPPFYRFTATGKPVGNTPSGTTSSTNTVVAGQESFTDSDERKSKDNEERLSHAMQAHHRLDSRYSNSSGGSYDEDKCEPLPPYADWLMAVVESNHPHPLPMPLNGGCWAPLVDFLPETLTPRGPLHRCNIAVIFMTEMVVDHSVREDWALHLPLLLHALFLGMDHYRPEVHEHCKHLLLHLLMALSCRRNFQAVASVLLRTRRIDGAKTLTRQPAFQPEFMTSGALDFLREAQASPVPDSGLSSSSTSSSLSLGESAGNLPEISDEPAADEKTGKLIEFLTTRASGPLWCHEDISPKSHVSKSTVQLTNLLRHVVSVLKEPDSQLERQLSDVALHTALCSSSRHYAGRSFQVFRALRQPVYAHAVSDLLTRLVEVVGEPGEEVQGYVMEVLLTLESVVDNLAECLENNEPVAILTRASSPDGLTTLNLMSDRKSTGQLNIRGEERSRHQRSSSVPKKFGEADRWSDRWSDPPRSATLDRIQACEQQLPAGKSRSPPSSKDDVSDPANVNHPGNLLAAVFWAAVSLMESDFEFEYQMSLRLLDKLLGHMSLDKRENRDRLEKLQEQLQWSSFTGLQQLLLKGFTSAATVDLALKLFWQLTPVSRVSVVDTSQAIGFPLNVLCLLPHLVQNFDGPTLFCQEVAERIAQVCLEEKNDKLSNLAHVMTLYKTRSYTRNCFSWVNVVCRYLHEAFSDIALSLVTYMAELLEKGLPSMQQTILQIIYSLLSHMDLSGIQAKPFNMEVLRTIEKFAQTAHWREALNILKLVVSRSASLAQPSGDLSYEDISRVWERSSKALPGKTLDFHFDVSETPVIGRRHHDLRASPGRDGKSGIAAVTRSTSSSSSSLGSTSNKVLVPVSWKRPQSSQKRTREKLVHVLSLCGQKVGLTKNTSVIFSSCGELDLAEHRPSPASSEDGTREADATDDTASEQQFRVFRDFDFLDVELEDGEELLGETVDNFNWGVRRHSADSLDRSGPGGALEESQLSGSTPSLSRVLAGEDDSDDFSEEESLSAAQAASLPPSTEIQKMDSPSFCNSTPPGGKNPSFELQLPKDSKQRFFQADEDANEEDASLSISCLPPDFDCGDALEVTHPFYKDIHGCLPSLAEEEGDDGTPESDSSPPPSPFFSAILAAFQPAACDDAEEAWRAHLSQLASDSDGSCAVYTFHVFCCLFQSIQSRFSSLTSDAVSYLNDGLKGLGAKFLRSSQMLTTCAECPLLLIDADTVMSYGLLEKMKFSVLELQEYLDTYNSKKEATVTWLSSCKAAFPQSPDSTASAREQKQLELCQRLYKLHFQLLLLFQSYTKLVEQVYAVSSHPKLSNMSQELSDLRSHLKAAWVEDDRRACGEPSTFSTAEAAVQAILEVLKSDGFASAICYIRECRTSWPKDIFGGPSEDEIQTLLNIYFRHQTLGRTGTLALVGCKRDLSDVSAQLTELNGEMRDAMSRTRGDRPVVAFLPDAKVSGSTL; encoded by the exons ATGAGCAGGCAGCGAGAAAGGAGACAAGcagacagtcagacagacaggGCTCTTTATCGTCAAgtgcaagaagaagaaggcaaCGTGTCCTCCTCCCCGCATGGAAGAAGGATGGAAGTGAGCCGCCGCGGCTCGCCACCTGCCATCACGAGCTCAGAGGCCGAGATGGGGCCGGAGTGCCCGCCGCCGGATGAGGGAGTCCCGACGGCCCCGGGGAGCCTTGCCAATTTGGATGCCTTCCCGCCACGGGACTTTCGAGGCAAGTTCAAGAAGATGCGGCACAAGAAGAGGCCCACCATCCTTGAAA CCTCGCCCGTGGGCAATGGCTACAACAAGCCGCCCCTCCCGCCGGTCTGCAGTCCTCAAGGGGAGAAGGGCCCGACCATCTCCGTGCCCATCAGCGTGGACCCGGAGAGCAAACCGGGAGAGTACGTGCTGAAGAGCCTCTTCTCCGCCTTCGCCACCGTGTCGGAGCGCAAGATCCGCGTCATCATGGCGGAGCCGCTG GAAAAGCCGTTGACAAAGTCTCTTCAGAGAGGTGAAGATCCTCAGTTTGACCAA TTGATAAGCACCATGAGCTCCTTGGCCGAGTACTGCCTTCCCTCCATCCTGCGCACGCTCTTCGACTGGTACAAGCGGCAAAACGGCCCGGAGGAGGAGCTGCGCGAGTACCGGCCGAGAGCCAACGCCAAGTCCAGAAA CGATGAGCAGCAGAGGGATTATTTACTTGAAAGGAGAGATTTGGCAATCGACTTCATCTTCTCCCTGGCCCTCATAGAAGTGCTGAAGCAG ATGCCGCTGCACCCCGTACTCGACGGCTCGGTCAACGAGATCATCACCTTAGCCTTTAAGCACTTCCGCTACAAAGAAGG ATACCACGGTCCCAACACTGGCAACTTGCACACTGTGGCCGACCTTTACGCTGAGGTCATCGGAGTACTGGCTCAGTCCAA GTTTCCCGCCGTGAAGAAGAAGTTCATGACGGAGCTGAAGGAGCTGCGGCAGAAAGAGCAGAGTCCATATGTGGTCCAGAGTACCATTAGCCTCATCATGGGGATGAAGTTCTTTCGAATTAAGATGTACCCCGTTGAGGATTTTGAAGCTTCCTTCCAGTTCATGCAG GAATGCGCCCGGTACTTCTTGGAGGTTAAGGACAAGGACATCAAGCACGCCTTGGCCGGGCTCTTTGTTGAAATTTTGGTTCCTGTCGCGGCA GCGGTGAAGAATGAGGTGAACGTTCCCTGCCTGAGGAACTTTGTGGACAGCTTGTACGACACAAGCCTGGAGCTGTCGGCCAGAAAGAAGCATTCGTTG GCTTTTTACCCGCTGGTGACCTGCCTGCTGTGCGTCAGCCAGAAGCAGTTCTTCCTCAACAGGTGGCACATCTTCCTCAACAATTGCCTCTCCAATCTCAAGGTAACGCGACTAATCCGACGGGCGGAAGGAACGTGGCGTGTCGCCATTCTCCACCCTGTCTTTGCCTCGCAGAGTCGAGACCCCAAGATGGCTCGCGTGGCGCTGGAGTCTCTCTATCGCCTGCTGTGGGTTTACATGATCAGGATCAAGTGCGAGAGCAACACTGCCACGCAAGG TCGCCTCAACACCATCGTGGGCACGcttttccccaaaggatcccGCAGCGTGGTGCCCAGAGACATGCCTCTCAACATCTTTGTCAAAATCATCCAGTTCATCGCACAG GAAAGACTTGATTTTGCCATGAAAGAAATTCTTTTCGATCTCCTGTGTGTGGCGAAACCCGCAAAAGCCTTCGGTCTTAATCCGGAG AGAATGAATATCGGTCTGAGAGCCTTCCTGGTGGTGGCCGACCGACTTCAGCAGAAGGACGGCGAGCCTCCCATGCCCAACACCGGTTGCACTTTACCTTCAGGGAACACGCTACGAGTGAAGAAGACCTACCTGAGCAAAACGCTCACGGTGGAGGAGGCCAAAGTCATCG GCATGTCGCAGTATTACTTCCCCGTGCGAAAGGCCTTTGACAACATCCTGAGACACCTGGACAAGGAGGTGGGACGCTGCATGATGATGACCAACGCTCAGATGTTCAACAAAGAGCCCGAGGACATGATCAC GGGTGAAAGGAAGGCCAAGATTGATCTGTTCAGGACGTGCGTGGCAGCCATTCCACGCTTGATGCCCGACGGGATGTCAAAGACGGAGCTCATAGACCTGCTCTCCCG ACTGACAATCCACATGGACGACGAGCTCCGACTCATCGCTCAGAACTCTTTGCAAAGTCTGTTGGTGGACAAATCGGACTGGCGGGACGACGTGCTGTTCGGGTTGGTCGGCTTTGTGCTGCGCGAGGTCCACGACAGCCAGCGGGGGCTGTTGGACGCCTCGCTCAAGCTGCTGCTCCAGCTGCTCGCCCAGTGGaaagtggcggcggcggcggcggggaggAGCTACGACACGGCTAAGATGCACACTGCCGAG CCGCCGCAGACGAGCTCCAACGTGAAGACGGCTGCCGAGCGCGGCCCCCACGCCGCCGTCTTGCACGCCGTGGAGGGTCTGGCCCTCGTGCTGCTCTGCTCCTGCCAGCTCAGCACTCGAAGGCTCGCCGTCGCCGTCCTCAAGGAGATCCGCGGCCTCTTCGCCGTGCTCGGGCAGTCTGAG GACGACGATAAACCGGTCATCGAGGTCATGGACCAGCTCGGCCCCGTCATCGTCAGCAGCTTCGTCAACGTTGTCGTCTCTGATGCG GCCAACACATGCGCGGACCTCCAGTGGCTGGCCGAGTGGAACGCCCGGCTGGTCAGCAGCCACTACGACATCGGCAGCCCGTCGCACGTGTGGATCTTGGCGCAGTCGGTGAAGGAGCCGTGGGTGCTGTGTCTGTACAGCCTGCTGAGACAGGAGCACCTGCCCAAGCACTGCCCCGCCGCTCTGGGCTACGCGTGGCCCTACGCCTTCGCTCGGGCACAGATGCTCATGCCGCTGATCGATCCCAA TAACCCGGCAAACGCAAAGAAGACGGGCAGCACCTCGGGCAGCGCGGACAACTACGTGACCCTGTGGAGGAACTACTTGATCCTTTGCTTCGGGGTGGCCAAGCCCAGCGTGATGAGCGCCGGTCACCTGAGAGCGTCGACATCCGAGATGGCCGGGCCGGCCACGCCCGAAAGCCCCGCCGGCTGCGAGAAG GTCATCTCAGGCTGCCCATCGGTGGCTTGGCTCCTCAAGCAGTTGGTTCCCCTCATGCGGTCGGAGAGCGCGGAGCTGACCGAGGCCTTAGTTCTGGGCTTTGGCCGCACCAACTCCCTGGCCTTCAG GGAACTTGTGGAGGAGCTGCATCCGCTCATGAAGGAAGCACTGGAAAGAAGACCTGAG AACAAGAAGCGGCGTGAGCGCCGGGACCTTCTGCGACTTCAACTGTTGCGCATCTTTGAGCTGCTGGCAGACGCGGGCGTCATCAGTGACAG TACAAACGGGGCTCTGGAGCGTGACACTCTGGCCCTGGGCGCCCTCTTCCTGGAGTACGTGGACCTGACGCGGACGCTCCTGGAAGGCGAGAACGACAAAGACGCCGAGATCCTCAAGGACATTCGAATTCACTTCAGCGCCATGGTGGCCAACCTCATCCAGTGTGTGCCAG TGCACTACAGGCGCTTCCTGTTTCCGCAGCAGAGCCTCCGACATCATCTCTTCATCCTCTTCAGTCAGTGGGCGGGGCCCTTCAGCATCATGTTCACTCCCTTGGAGCGCTACAGTGACAGAAATCACCAGATCACGCGCTACCAATACTGCGCCTTGAAG GCCATGTCTGCCGTGTTGTGCTGCGGCCCGGTCTTCGACAACGTGGGCCTCTCCCCGGACGGCTACCTCTACAAGTGGCTGGACAACATCCTAGCCTGCCAAGACCAGCGG GTCCACCAGCTGGGATGCGAGGCGGTCATCCTGCTCCTGGAGCTCAACGCCGAGCAGGTCAACCTGTTCAACTGGGCCGTAGATCGCTGCTATACGGGCTCCTACCGGCTGGCCTCGGGTTGCTTCAAAGCCATCGCCGCCGTGTGCGGTAGCAG AAACTACCCAAGCGATCTGGTGCCGCTGCTCAATCTGGTTCTCTTCAAGGCGTCCGACGCCGACAGAGAGATGAATGAGATCTCCATGCAACTGATGCAG ATTCTCGAGGCCAGGCTGCTGGTGTACTCCAAGAAGTTGGCTGGGCGGAAGCCCAACGGCGTCCTTCACGGCACTCACGCGCCGTTGCCGCCCCTCTACAGCCTCTCCCTCCCTCAGCTCTCCGGCCACTTGGCCAGAATGTACCCCGAACTCACCCTCCCTCTTTTCTCAG AGGTTAGCCAGAGGTTCCCGACGACCCACCCCAACGGGAGACAGATCATGCTGACTTATCTCCTACCCTGGCTCAGCAACATGGAGCTGGTAGATAGCGGCCAGCCagcgtcttcctcctcctcctccgacgACACCTTTACGAGAGGGCGCGCCTCCGCCCGGCAACATCTGAGCGGCACCGGCTGGGGCTCCTTGCAAGCCACGTCCATGGTGCTCAACAACCTCATGTACATGACGGCCAAG TATGGAGATGATTTACCAGGATCTGAACTGGAAAATGCCTGGAATGCTTTGGTGTGCAACGAAAAGTGGAGTCACAACCTGCGAACGGCGCTGCAGTTTCTCATCAGCTTATGCGGCGTCAGCAGCGACACCTCCCTCCTGCCATTC ATCAAGAAGGTGGTGATCTACCTCTGTCGGAACAACACCATGCAAACCATGCAAGAGTTGCTTTTGGAGTTGCAGCAGACAGACCCGCTCAACCCGGTGGTGCAGCACTGCGACAGCCCGCCCTTCTATCGCTTCACGGCCACCGGCAAGCCCGTCGGCAACACGCCGTCAG GAACCACATCCAGTACCAATACCGTGGTGGCAGGACAGGAGAGCTTCACAGATTCAGATGAACGCAAGTCAAAGGACAACGAAGAGAG GCTTAGTCATGCGATGCAAGCTCACCACCGCCTGGACTCTCGCTACAGCAACAGCTCGGGAGGATCGTACGATGAAGACAAGT GTGAACCTCTTCCCCCTTATGCTGACTGGTTGATGGCCGTGGTAGAAAGCAACCATCCCCATCCTCTCCCTATGCCTCTCAACGGCGGCTGCTGGGCTCCTCTGGTGGACTTCCTGCCCGAGACCCTCACCCCCAGAGGACCTCTACACAG GTGTAATATAGCAGTCATATTCATGACAGAGATGGTGGTGGACCACAGCGTGAGGGAAGACTGGGCCTTGCACCTCCCGTTGCTGCTGCACGCCTTATTTTTGG GCATGGACCACTACCGTCCGGAAGTACATGAGCACTGCAAgcatctcctcctccacctgctcATGGCGCTGTCCTGCCGCCGCAACTTCCAGGCCGTCGCCTCGGTGCTGCTGCGGACGCGCCGGATCGACGGAGCCAAGACCCTCACTCGCCAGCCCGCCTTTCAGCCCGAGTTCATGACATCAg GAGCTTTGGACTTTCTGAGGGAGGCTCAGGCGTCTCCCGTGCCGGACTCCGGCCTAAGTTCCTCCTCCACGTCGTCCAGTCTGAGCCTGGGGGAGAGCGCCGGCAACCTGCCCGAGATCTCGGACGAGCCGGCGGCCGACGAGAAGACCGGCAAGCTCATTGAGTTTTTAACCACCAG AGCATCCGGGCCGCTGTGGTGCCACGAAGACATCTCACCCAAGAGTCACGTTTCCAAAAGTACAGTCCAGCTGACAAACCTCTTGCGCCACGTCGTATCCGTGCTCAAAGAACCCG ACTCTCAGCTGGAGCGGCAGCTGAGCGACGTGGCCCTGCACACGGCGCTGTGCAGTTCCTCACGTCACTACGCCGGACGCTCCTTCCAAGTGTTCCGAGCGTTGCGCCAGCCAGTCTACGCGCACGCCGTCTCCGACTTGCTCACCCGGCTGGTGGAGGTCGTCGGGGAACCCGGAGAGGAGGTGCAG GGCTACGTGATGGAAGTTTTACTCACGCTGGAGTCTGTGGTGGACAACTTGGCCGAGTGCCTCGAGAATAACGAACCGGTGGCCATCTTGACCAG AGCCTCATCTCCGGATGGCCTCACCACGCTGAACCTGATGTCCGACAGGAAGAGCACAGGCCAGCTCAACATCCGCGGGGAAGAGCGCAGCCGACATCAGAGGAGCTCCTCCGTGCCGAAGAAGTTCGGCGAAGCGGACAGGTGGTCGGACAGGTGGTCGGACCCGCCTCGCAGCGCCACACTGGACCGCATCCAAGCGTGCGAGCAGCAGCTCCCGGCGGGCAAAAGCCGCAGCCCGCCGTCGTCCAAGGACGACGTGTCGGACCCGGCCAACGTCAACCACCCCGGCAACCTGCTGGCCGCCGTCTTCTGGGCGGCCGTGTCGCTGATGGAGTCCGACTTTGAGTTTGAGTACCAGATGTCGCTGAGGCTGCTGGACAAGCTGCTGGGCCACATGTCGCTGGACAAGCGGGAGAACCGCGACAGGCTGGAGAAGCTGCAGGAGCAACTGCAGTGGAGCAGCTTCACGGGGCTCCAGCAGCTGCTGCTCAAGGGCTTCACGTCGGCTGCCACCGTCGACCTCGCGCTCAAGCTCTTCTGGCAGCTCACGCCCGTTTCGCGGGTGTCCGTGGTGGACACCTCGCAAGCTATCG GTTTCCCCTTGAACGTCCTCTGCCTGCTCCCGCACCTTGTGCAGAATTTCGACGGCCCCACGCTCTTCTGTCAGGAAGTGGCCGAAAGGATCGCACAG gtgtGCCTGGAGGAGAAGAACGACAAGCTCTCCAACCTGGCCCACGTCATGACGCTTTACAAGACGCGCTCGTACACCCGCAACTGCTTCTCCTGGGTCAACGTGGTGTGCAGGTACCTGCACGAGGCCTTCTCGGACATCGCGCTCAGCCTGGTCACCTACATGGCGGAG CTGCTGGAGAAAGGTCTCCCCAGTATGCAGCAGACCATTTTACAAATCATCTACAGCCTGCTGAGTCACATGGACCTGAGTGGCATTCAAGCCAAACCTTTCAATATGGAAGTGCTCAGGACTATAGAGAAATTTGCTCAG ACGGCCCACTGGAGGGAAGCGCTGAACATCCTCAAGCTGGTGGTGAGTCGCTCGGCCAGTCTGGCGCAGCCTTCCGGCGACCTCTCCTACGAGGACATCAGCCGCGTGTGGGAGCGCTCGTCCAAGGCCTTGCCTGGGAAAACGCTGGATTTCCACTTTGACGTATCCGAG ACGCCAGTGATTGGTCGGCGCCACCACGACCTGCGCGCCTCCCCGGGCCGCGACGGCAAGAGTGGAATCGCGGCGGTGACCCGCAGCACCTCCTCCTCGTCCAGCTCTCTGGGCTCCACGTCCAACAAGGTCCTGGTGCCGGTCAGCTGGAAGAGGCCTCAATCTTCCCAG AAAAGAACCAGAGAGAAACTTGTCCATGTTTTGTCTTTGTGCGGGCAGAAAGTGGGTCTCACAAAGAACACTTCG GTGATTTTCTCCAGCTGCGGCGAGCTGGACCTCGCCGAGCACCGGCCCAGCCCGGCGTCATCCGAAGACGGAACCCGAGAAGCCGACGCGACGGACGACACCGCCTCGGAGCAGCAGTTTCGAGTCTTCCGGGACTTTGACTTCCTGGATGTGGAGCTCGAAGACGGAGAG GAGTTGCTG GGTGAGACGGTGGACAATTTCAACTGGGGCGTGCGTCGCCACTCGGCCGACAGCCTGGACCGGAGCGGCCCGGGCGGCGCCCTGGAGGAGAGCCAACTGTCGGGCAGCACGCCCAGCCTGAGCCGCGTCCTCGCCGGCGAGGACGACTCGGACGACTTCTCCGAGGAGGAGTCCCTCTCGGCCGCCCAG GCCGCCAGTCTCCCCCCAAGCACGGAGATCCAAAAGATGGATTCTCCCTCCTTTTGCAACTCCACGCCACCCGGCGGCAAAAATCCCTCTTTTGAGCTCCAGCTGCCGAAGGACTCGAAACAGCGG TTCTTCCAAGCGGATGAAGACGCAAACGAGGAGGACGCGTCGCTCTCCATCAGCTGCCTCCCTCCCGACTTTGACTGTGGCGACGCTTTGGAAGTCACGCACCCTTTCTACAAAGACATCCACGGCTGCTTGCCCAG CCTCGCAGAGGAGGAGGGAGACGACGGCACGCCGGAGTCGGACTCTTCGCCGCCCCCCTCGCCCTTCTTCTCCGCCATCCTGGCGGCGTTCCAGCCGGCGGCGTGCGACGACGCAGAGGAAGCCTGGCGCGCCCATCTGAGCCAGCTGGCGTCCGACTCGGACGGCTCCTGCGCCGTCTACACCTTCCACGTCTTCTGCTGCCTCTTCCAG AGCATCCAGAGCAGATTTAGCTCTCTGACCTCCGACGCTGTGAGTTACCTCAACGACGGCCTGAAAGGACTTGGAGCAAAGTTCCTCAGGTCCTCTCAAATGCTGACCACCTGCGCCGAGTGCCCCTTGTTGCTTATCGACGCCGACACA GTCATGTCCTACGGACTCCTGGAGAAAATGAAATTCAGCGTGCTGGAGCTGCAAGAGTATCTGGATACGTACAACAGCAAAAAGGAAGCCACTGTCACG TGGCTGAGCAGCTGCAAGGCCGCCTTTCCCCAAAGTCCCGACAGCACAGCCAGCGCACGGGAGCAAAAG CAACTGGAGCTGTGTCAGAGACTCTACAAACTCCACTTCCAACTCTTACTGCTGTTTCAGTCGTACACCAAGCTGGTCGAGCAGGTCTACGCGGTCAGCTCCCATCCCAAA CTAAGCAACATGTCCCAAGAGCTGAGCGACTTGAGGAGCCACCTCAAAGCGGCGTGGGTGGAAGATGACCGAAGAGCGTGCGGTGAGCCCTCCACCTTCAGCACGGCCGAGGCGGCCGTGCAGGCCATCCTGGAAGTTCTCAAGAGCGACGGCTTTGCCTCGGCCATCTGCTACATCCGGGAGTGCAG AACATCTTGGCCCAAAGACATCTTCGGCGGCCCCTCGGAAGACGAGATCCAGACGCTGCTCAACATTTACTTCCGCCACCAGACGCTGGGCCGCACGGGCACGTTGGCTCTGGTGGGCTGCAAGCGGGACCTGAGCGACGTCTCGGCCCAGCTGACCGAGCTCAACGGGGAGATGCGCGACGCGATGAGCCGGACGCGGGGCGACCGCCCCGTCGTCGCCTTCCTGCCCGACGCCAAGGTGTCGGGCTCCACCCTGTGA